The following are encoded in a window of Mannheimia varigena genomic DNA:
- a CDS encoding DUF5374 domain-containing protein, which produces MNKYKAESTISLLVAIALFTIVVLSFSHWQSEQNRRVNAHFQQQQAAVILENQIALQLAGLDCERQIEQNNIRYDIQCSGNKLSIRFPLGKIELNND; this is translated from the coding sequence ATGAATAAATATAAGGCGGAAAGTACTATTTCACTTTTAGTGGCTATAGCTTTATTTACGATTGTGGTGTTGAGTTTTAGCCATTGGCAATCTGAGCAAAATAGGCGAGTGAATGCCCATTTTCAGCAACAACAGGCAGCGGTGATATTAGAAAATCAAATTGCGTTACAGTTGGCGGGTTTAGATTGTGAACGGCAGATAGAGCAAAATAACATTCGCTATGACATTCAATGCTCAGGGAATAAGCTCAGTATCCGTTTTCCACTTGGCAAAATTGAGCTGAATAATGATTGA